GACGCTGGCGCAAGTCAGTGCTGGAAACATTTCAGTCCGGAGAGTGGAAGCGCTTCAGGGCTTTGCTGAAATCCCGCCGTTATGATGCGATTATTGATGCCCAGGGGCTGGTAAAAAGTGCCCTAGTCACACGACTTGCCAAAGGCCCCAGGTTTGGTCTGGACAAACATTCAGCCAGGGAGCCGCTGGCGGCTGCATTTTATAAACATCCCCAGACTGTGGCATGGAACCAGCACGCTGTTGAACGGGTAAGACAGCTTTTTGCCCAGTCGCTTGGTTATCCATTGCCAGAAACAACCGGGCATTTTCATCTGGACAAAAGCCATTTTACGGGTGAAGCCGTTACGAAAAAGCCTTACGTTGTATTTATTCATGGCACCACCTGGCCCACCAAACACTGGCCGGAAACATACTGGTGCGAACTGGCTCACCGGGTTAATGGTGCCGGCTATGATGTGGTACTGCCGTGGGGTAACGAAAAAGAGAAAGAACGTGCAGACATTATTGCCCACAGTTCAAAATCAGCGATTGTTTTGCCCAAAATGAATATTTGCGGTGTAGCTGGCGTTATTGCCGGAGCGACAGCCGTAGCCGCGGTAGACACGGGGCTGGGGCATTTAACCGCCGCTCTGGAAGTGCCTGCTCTATCCCTTTATGGGCCTACCAGCCCTGAACGGGTCGGCGCTTACGGACAGTCCCAAGTCCACCTTACCTTGAACGATTGTCCAGAAATGGATAAAGCGTCAGTCACCAACCAGAATATTGAGCCGGAGATGTTTATCCCAATGACACCGGATTTTGTCTGGTCATCTCTACTGCAATTGATGAGTGAAACACAGAACCGGGAGAACCGATGATTCTGGCCTTTGCGCTGTTTAAATACTTCCCGTTTGGTGGTTTACAACGGGACTTCCTGCGGATTGCGCTTGAGTGTCAGAAGCGTGGACATGAGATTCGGGTTTATACGACCAGCTGGCTGGGGGACAGGCCTGAGGGGGTTGATATAAAAATCCTACCTGTGAGTGGAAGCAGTAACCATAGAAAAATGCTGGACTTTCAGGAACAAATACAGAAAGCCATAGCTAACAAGAATGTTGACCTGCTAGTCGGTTTTAACAAGATGGCCGGTTTGGATATATACTATGCAGCAGACACCTGTTTTAAAGAAAAAGCATTGAGCAGTCGTGGCTGGTGGTATCGACTAACATCTCGTTATAAACAGTATTCCGCTTTTGAAGAAGCGGTTTTTTCTACCAGTAGTAAAACTCTGTCGTTACTTATTTCCCGCTTGCAAAAGCCAGTATTTCAAAAATATTATCAAACACCAGATGATCGAATCGTATTGCTTCCCCCAGGCATTTCAAAAGACCGCTGTCGACCTGAAAATTATAAAGAAGTGCGCCAAGCTTTCCGTCGGGAGTTTGGATTCACTGATAATGAAAAACTTATCTTACTAGTCGGTTCTGGCTTTAAAACTAAAGGACTTGATCGCGCCATCAGGGCACTTGCCGCTTTAACGGAACCTGTGAAAAGTAAAACACAACTATTTGTTGTGGGGCAGGATAAGCGAGAACCCTTTATAGCACTGGCAAAGCGATTAGATGCTGAGCACAAGGTTAGATTCTTATCGGGTCGTGATGACATTCCCCGATTTTTATTAGGTGCCGACTTGCTCATTCATCCTGCGTACAATGAGAACACCGGAACGGTATTGCTTGAAGCATTAGTAGCCGGCTTACCCGTTTTAAGCACAGACGTATGCGGATATGCCCACTATATTCAGGAAGCCGATGCGGGGTGTGTGGTACCGTCACCTTTTTCACAAGAGTGTCTGAATAAGCTGACTAACGACATGTTGTTATCTGACAAACTAAAGATTTGGCAACAGAATGCCATTAACTACAGTCATAGGAAAGACCTCTACAGCATGCCTGAACAGGCAGCAGAGGTCATTATTCAGCAAGCTGGCGGAAGGCATAACTAAGTGCTCTACCTGAGAGATGATTTCAAAGAAGCCTGGCAGGGAAAAGATCCGTTTAACCACCTTATGAATCTGGATGGTGAGGTTTTTCGCGAGCTGGAAGCGCGTCGTACCTTCAGGTTTGAACTTAATGGCAAAGGTTATTTTGCAAAAGTGCATAATGGGGTTGGGTGGCCTGAAATTATTGAAAACCTGCTTCGACTTAGAAAACCTGTACTGGGAGCAAGAAATGAGTGGGTGGCTTTAAATAGCCTAAAGTCTATTGGGCTTAATACTATGACAGCCGTTGCTTTTGGTGAAAGGGGGTGTAACCCAGCCAAACAGCAATCGTTTCTGGTCACGGAAGAACTAAAAGACATGCACACTCTTGAAGATTTATGTGATACCTGGGAGGAGCATGCACCTGCTTTTGTTTTAAAAGAAGCCATTATCAGAAAACTTGCAGTAATCAGTCGACAGCTACATGATAACGGCATCAACCACAGAGATTACTACCTTTGTCATTTCATGCTCCCAAAAAATGAAAAACCTGACCCGGAGAATCTGAGCTTTTATCTGATTGACCTTCATCGGGCTCAGGTCAGGAAAAAAATCCCTGAACGCTGGCGGTTAAAAGATATTTCAGGTCTGTACTATTCAGCTATGAATTATAAATTAACCCAACGTGACATATATCGATTTATCACAATCTACACCGGCCTGCCTCTGAGAGAGGCTTTAAATAAACATGAGTGGATGTGGAAAAAAATAGAAATAAAAGCAAGCAAGCTACATACACGCATGAAGCGTAAAGCTGGTCATCCGAATTATTAAGAAATTGTAATAAATTGAGTTTTTAGCATTAAGCGAGCCCCAATGACAACTTCCTCCTGGACTGTCACCAACTTAATTAAAAACACTCCTGTGGGTGAAGTATTTTCATCACTAGAGAAAGTGTTCACCCTGAAGGGTGAGTATGTAAATGATGATAAGCTCAGTGATATCATTAGAGTGAAAATTCAAGATAAGCATTACTATGTCAAACGTTATACCTTGGGTGGAAAAGGAATAAGGAAATATATTGGCCGTAGCCGTATAAGAGCAGAGTGGGAAAACTTACTGACATTTCATGATTTAGGAGTTCCCGCTGCTGAAGTCGTTGCGTATGGTGAAGAAAGGTGTTCAGGTCTTTTTAAAAGAGGGGCAGCAATAACAGAAGAGTTTGATAACAGCTTGGATATGCGTCAGTTAGAGCAACATCATGATTATTTATTAAAAAACCATAACTGGATGAACCAAGTTATTGACCAAGTCGCATCAGCGGCAAGAACACTACATCAGAACAACTTTATACATACTGATTTCAAATGGCGAAATATACTGGTAACTATAGAAGAAAAACCAAGAATAGCACTTATTGACTGTCCTGCCGGAACAAAAGTTGCATCTATTTTCTTAGAGCGAGGAATCATAAAAGACTTGGCATGTCTTGATAAAATCGGAAAAAAGAAGTTAAGTAAAAGCCAGAGAATGA
Above is a genomic segment from Endozoicomonas euniceicola containing:
- the rfaP gene encoding lipopolysaccharide core heptose(I) kinase RfaP, which gives rise to MLYLRDDFKEAWQGKDPFNHLMNLDGEVFRELEARRTFRFELNGKGYFAKVHNGVGWPEIIENLLRLRKPVLGARNEWVALNSLKSIGLNTMTAVAFGERGCNPAKQQSFLVTEELKDMHTLEDLCDTWEEHAPAFVLKEAIIRKLAVISRQLHDNGINHRDYYLCHFMLPKNEKPDPENLSFYLIDLHRAQVRKKIPERWRLKDISGLYYSAMNYKLTQRDIYRFITIYTGLPLREALNKHEWMWKKIEIKASKLHTRMKRKAGHPNY
- a CDS encoding glycosyltransferase family 4 protein; the encoded protein is MILAFALFKYFPFGGLQRDFLRIALECQKRGHEIRVYTTSWLGDRPEGVDIKILPVSGSSNHRKMLDFQEQIQKAIANKNVDLLVGFNKMAGLDIYYAADTCFKEKALSSRGWWYRLTSRYKQYSAFEEAVFSTSSKTLSLLISRLQKPVFQKYYQTPDDRIVLLPPGISKDRCRPENYKEVRQAFRREFGFTDNEKLILLVGSGFKTKGLDRAIRALAALTEPVKSKTQLFVVGQDKREPFIALAKRLDAEHKVRFLSGRDDIPRFLLGADLLIHPAYNENTGTVLLEALVAGLPVLSTDVCGYAHYIQEADAGCVVPSPFSQECLNKLTNDMLLSDKLKIWQQNAINYSHRKDLYSMPEQAAEVIIQQAGGRHN
- the waaC gene encoding lipopolysaccharide heptosyltransferase I, whose amino-acid sequence is MRVLIVKTSSMGDVIHTLPALTDAANAIPNIQFDWVVEEGFAEIPSWHPAVDKVIPVAIRRWRKSVLETFQSGEWKRFRALLKSRRYDAIIDAQGLVKSALVTRLAKGPRFGLDKHSAREPLAAAFYKHPQTVAWNQHAVERVRQLFAQSLGYPLPETTGHFHLDKSHFTGEAVTKKPYVVFIHGTTWPTKHWPETYWCELAHRVNGAGYDVVLPWGNEKEKERADIIAHSSKSAIVLPKMNICGVAGVIAGATAVAAVDTGLGHLTAALEVPALSLYGPTSPERVGAYGQSQVHLTLNDCPEMDKASVTNQNIEPEMFIPMTPDFVWSSLLQLMSETQNRENR
- a CDS encoding lipopolysaccharide kinase InaA family protein — encoded protein: MTTSSWTVTNLIKNTPVGEVFSSLEKVFTLKGEYVNDDKLSDIIRVKIQDKHYYVKRYTLGGKGIRKYIGRSRIRAEWENLLTFHDLGVPAAEVVAYGEERCSGLFKRGAAITEEFDNSLDMRQLEQHHDYLLKNHNWMNQVIDQVASAARTLHQNNFIHTDFKWRNILVTIEEKPRIALIDCPAGTKVASIFLERGIIKDLACLDKIGKKKLSKSQRMRFYSRYIGRKINNGDKRRIKKILSFFEGRE